One window from the genome of Pararhizobium gei encodes:
- the dnaA gene encoding chromosomal replication initiator protein DnaA: MGHNALFERVSARLKAQVGADVFASWFGRLKLHSMSKSVVRLSVPTTFLKSWINNRYLDLIASLFQQEDAEILKVEILVRSATRGARAGTSDDAASIDSSDASVSPLTRKQAPQSIAQHAAATVSAFQKPQPVAGPLFGSPLDPRYTFDSFVEGSSNRVALAAAKTIAEAGAGAVRFNPLFIHSSVGLGKTHLLQAIATGAIHSPRMPRVVYLTAEYFMWRFATAIRDNDALSLKETLRNIDLLIIDDMQFLQGKSIQNEFCHLLNMLLDSAKQVVVAADRAPWELESLDPRVRSRLQGGVAIEMEGPDYEMRLEILKRRLQVARQDDASLDIPADVLSHVARNITASGRELEGAFNQLLFRRSFEPHLTIERVDALLSHLVNAGEPRRVRIEDIQRVVAKHYNVSRQELVSNRRTRVIVKPRQIAMYLAKALTPRSFPEIGRRFGGRDHTTVLHAVRKIEDLISGDTKLSHEIELLKRLINE, encoded by the coding sequence ATGGGACACAATGCACTGTTCGAACGCGTCAGTGCACGTCTGAAGGCCCAGGTCGGCGCCGATGTCTTCGCCAGCTGGTTCGGCCGTCTGAAGCTTCACTCGATGTCGAAAAGCGTCGTTCGGCTGTCCGTCCCCACCACGTTCCTGAAATCCTGGATCAACAACCGCTATCTCGATCTGATCGCCAGCCTCTTCCAGCAGGAAGACGCCGAAATTCTCAAGGTTGAAATCCTGGTGCGCAGTGCCACCCGGGGCGCCCGTGCGGGGACGTCTGACGATGCAGCTTCGATAGACAGTTCCGATGCATCGGTCTCCCCTTTGACACGAAAGCAGGCACCGCAGAGCATCGCCCAGCATGCCGCAGCCACTGTGAGCGCTTTCCAGAAGCCGCAACCCGTTGCAGGGCCTTTGTTCGGCTCGCCGCTCGATCCCCGTTATACGTTCGACAGCTTTGTCGAGGGATCGTCAAACCGCGTTGCTCTGGCCGCTGCAAAGACCATTGCCGAAGCAGGCGCCGGTGCCGTGCGCTTCAATCCCCTTTTCATCCATTCCAGTGTCGGTCTTGGCAAGACGCACCTGCTGCAGGCTATTGCCACAGGCGCCATTCACAGCCCGCGCATGCCGCGTGTCGTCTACCTGACTGCCGAATATTTCATGTGGCGCTTTGCGACAGCCATTCGCGACAACGACGCCTTGTCGCTGAAGGAAACGCTGCGCAATATCGACCTTCTGATCATTGACGACATGCAGTTCCTGCAGGGCAAGTCGATCCAGAACGAGTTTTGCCACCTGCTCAACATGCTTCTCGACAGCGCCAAACAGGTGGTCGTTGCCGCCGACCGCGCCCCTTGGGAACTTGAATCGCTCGATCCGCGCGTCCGGTCGCGCCTTCAGGGTGGTGTCGCGATCGAAATGGAAGGTCCGGACTACGAAATGCGTCTGGAAATTCTCAAGCGGCGGCTTCAGGTGGCGCGACAGGACGATGCATCGCTCGATATTCCTGCTGACGTTCTCAGCCATGTCGCCCGCAACATTACGGCAAGCGGCCGGGAGCTGGAAGGTGCTTTCAATCAACTGCTTTTCCGACGGAGTTTCGAGCCGCATCTGACGATCGAGCGGGTCGATGCGCTGCTGAGCCATCTGGTCAATGCCGGAGAGCCGCGCCGTGTGCGCATCGAGGATATTCAGCGCGTCGTTGCCAAGCACTACAATGTTTCCCGACAGGAACTGGTCTCCAACCGCCGTACCCGCGTCATCGTCAAGCCGCGCCAGATCGCCATGTATCTGGCCAAGGCGCTTACGCCCCGCTCCTTCCCGGAA